The following proteins are encoded in a genomic region of Rattus rattus isolate New Zealand chromosome 2, Rrattus_CSIRO_v1, whole genome shotgun sequence:
- the Ddias gene encoding DNA damage-induced apoptosis suppressor protein produces MNRRRKFLFASVLALQNSSFIYPSCQRCFSKIFLESKRFTCLKCGCAGDAESANYRYRLSLKVAESNTVFVITVFGSCLDAYFGLTATALHRYLEDSSKIPETLDSGRTQSLLTTAVEKCFVGQSFVFGVTNFGDGCGHHSNCSNFQQPCCKHRGEVRTLVASQIVLPDPRFTGFTVIDYLHPLLHRKHHCDSQDHSSQSLTSDHSDSEFNSIQGSGNTSWVLESSSREDFFRFWQPSLELTSTDSQVTSNDDFPASEQLVASGTPTQNGHYVSFSEDTSSKNCHDSLQSLWSFVSCMDKNNTTGKLGEELGLLSPICSSCHESRLTDSNFFPSQMQKSFKEHNLECYSKAEKNDYSQYDIPCYQHREVNTTILQQGSSAFSLSSLKPEETASASQKSDSLIWDDIPLSESLNKFLAVVESEIAVAEIDAKNRKQGIDNSTDKCHKNYSRLSLTPLRDTRALNTPPFGLRSSQAMRENSRREAFFYNSKSSSSSQIQRESHPDKAAAAVSIGSNRSDISKDFLPDTCSSALFTSSDDMKASISQKRTSGVLQQRNEISCRPRTSISDCSDLSNSCFTGCEEKSHSGTKEKLAIQNCSKKYNDVSDLHKLENKWNYRWPEKQDDNFTICRKLTYPLETFRGSPKSISKEKPYRPSNNNLTQSSSADHEGSYNASADLFDDFAKDKDTEREITKLPQDILLPLEASCTENYPINKNCNQPSQKLSLQSISPSEYRRPSSQSDSECDFEESQDFVPCSQSTPVAGFHQRIHGLNGASKILPSFYSHLNANYKNTNISPLTGKCQATPTCPKNVKPSTQKLNHCPAAECLENDMDEWVPPTTKKVFISDVCGLRVTCLRKCLAVHYSPDQKELPRKKLIKVTHKTNK; encoded by the exons GTTTACTTGTCTCAAGTGTGGCTGTGCTGGTGATGCTGAGAGTGCCAACTACAGATATAGACTGTCCTTGAAAGTGGCCGAGTCCAACACGGTATTCGTCATTACTGTGTTCGGGAGCTGCTTAGATGCTTATTTTGGACTCACTGCCACTGCTTTACACAG gtACCTTGAGGATTCTAGTAAAATCCCAGAAACCCTGGACAGTGGTAGAACTCAGAGCCTGTTgaccacagcagtagaaaagtgtTTTGTTGGACAAAGCTTTGTGTTTGGAGTAACG AACTTTGGAGATGGATGTGGACACCATTCCAATTGCAGTAACTTCCAGCAGCCTTGCTGTAAGCACAGAGGAGAAGTCAGGACACTCGTAGCCTCCCAGATCGTCCTGCCTGACCCGCGTTTTACAGGCTTCACTGTCATTGACTATTTACATCCGCTTTTACACAGGAAACATCACTGTGACTCTCAGGACCATAGCAGCCAGTCACTCACTTCAGATCACTCAGACAGCGAGTTCAACAGCATACAGGGCTCTGGGAATACATCCTGGGTTTTGGAGTCTAGTAGCAGAGAGGACTTTTTCAGATTCTGGCAGCCATCTCTTGAACTGACTTCTACTGATTCACAAGTAACATCTAATGATGACTTCCCAGCTTCAGAACAGCTCGTGGCCAGTGGTACTCCTACCCAAAACGGACACTACGTCTCCTTTTCTGAGGACACTAGTTCTAAGAACTGCCACGATTCCCTTCAGAGTTTATGGAGCTTTGTTTCTTGTATGGACAAGAATAATACAACAGGAAAGTTGGGTGAAGAATTAGGTTTACTGAGTCCAATTTGCAGCAGTTGTCATGAAAGTAGACTGACTGACTCTAATTTTTTCCCTTCACAAATGCAAAAATCCTTTAAGGAACATAATTTAGAATGCTAtagtaaagcagaaaaaaatgattacTCCCAGTATGATATCCCATGTTACCAGCATCGTGAAGTAAATACCACCATTCTTCAACAGGGATCTTCTGCATTTTCATTGTCATCACTGAAACCCGAAGAAACAGCGAGTGCTTCCCAGAAGTCTGACTCCTTGATTTGGGATGATATACCACTCTCTGAAAGCCTGAACAAGTTTCTAGCAGTTGTTGAAAGTGAGATTGCTGTAGCTGAGATAGATGCTAAGAATAGAAAGCAGGGTATAGATAATAGCACTGATAAATGCCACAAAAACTACAGCAGATTATCATTGACTCCTCTGAGAGATACTAGAGCCTTAAATACGCCGCCTTTCGGCTTAAGGTCATCACAAGCAATGAGAGAAAACTCAAGGAGAGAGGCCTTCTTTTACAACAGTAAGTCTAGTTCAAGTTCTCAAATCCAAAGAGAGTCACATCCAGACAAGGCAGCAGCGGCTGTCTCTATAGGCAGTAATAGGAGCGATATCTCCAAGGATTTTCTACCAGATACTTGTTCATCAGCTCTGTTTACATCTTCAGATGACATGAAGGCCTCCATTAGCCAAAAGAGGACTAGTGGGGTCCTGCAACAAAGGAATGAAATTTCATGCAGGCCCAGAACCTCAATAAGTGACTGTTCTGATCTCAGTAACAGCTGTTTTACTGGATGTGAAGAAAAATCGCAttcaggaacaaaagaaaaattggcAATACAAAACTGTTCTAAAAAATACAATGATGTTTCTGATCTTCACAAATTAGAAAATAAGTGGAATTATAGATGGCCGGAAAAGCAAGATGACAATTTCACAATATGCCGGAAACTCACATATCCTTTAGAGACCTTTCGAGGGAGCCCAAAAAGCATATCAAAAGAAAAGCCTTATAGGCCTAGCAATAATAACTTAACACAAAGTTCTTCTGCTGATCATGAAGGCAGCTACAATGCTTCTGCTGATCTTTTTGATGATTTTGCTAAAGATAAGGACACTGAAAGAGAAATTACCAAACTACCACAGGATATTTTGTTACCACTGGAAGCATCTTGCACAGAAAATTATCCTATAAATAAGAACTGCAACCAGCCTTCACAAAAACTCTCCTTGCAAAGCATATCACCCTCAGAGTATCGAAGACCAAGCTCTCAGTCAGACTCAGAATGTGATTTTGAAGAAAGCCAAGACTTTGTTCCATGTTCACAGTCAACTCCAGTTGCAGGCTTCCACCAAAGAATTCATGGCTTAAATGGTGCTTCCAAAATACTGCCTTCCTTCTATTCACATCTTAATGctaattataaaaacacaaacatttctcCTCTAACTGGCAAATGTCAAGCCACCCCAACCTGCCCAAAGAATGTAAAACCATCTACCCAGAAGCTCAACCACTGTCCTGCTGCTGAGTGCCTTGAAAATGATATGGACGAATGGGTCCCCCCTACTactaaaaaagtatttatttcagaTGTTTGTGGATTGAGAGTCACGtgtttaagaaaatgccttgctGTCCATTATTCCCCTGACCAAAAAGAGTTACCAAGGAAGAAACTGATAAAAGTCACACATAAAACCAACAAATAA